Proteins from a genomic interval of Corythoichthys intestinalis isolate RoL2023-P3 chromosome 3, ASM3026506v1, whole genome shotgun sequence:
- the fzd10 gene encoding frizzled-10 has protein sequence MSSSDKLNLTLFILLVLCISGGSAISSIDPEWPGEGKCQQISIPLCKDIGYNMTRMPNLMGHDNQIEAAMKLQEFATLIQFGCHSHLRFFLCSLYAPMCTEQVSNPIPACRVMCEQVKVKCSPILEQFKFPWPDSLDCSRLPTKNDPNYLCMEAPNNGSDEPPKVSHTQPPDFRLHRPINGPDLHLKDTDNRKACSKSGKFHYVEKSESCAPKCYPKVDVYWSQGDKQFSLVWIAVWSILCFVSSAFTVLTFLIDPQRFKYPERPIIFLSMSYCVYSVGYLVRLFVGADRIACDRDNGVQYVIQEGLESTGCTIVFLILYYFGMASSLWWVILTLTWFLAAGKKWGHEAIEANSSYFHLAAWAIPAVKTIMILVMRKVAGDELTGVCYVSSMDVKALTGFVLIPLSCYLITGTSFLLSGFVALFNIRKIMKTEGENTDKLEKLMVRIGVFSVLYTVPATCVIACYFYERLNMDYWRILATDKKCKENSGQESECLLKTSIPAVEVFMVKIFMLLVVGITSGMWIWTSKTLQSWQNVFSRKLKKRTRRKASSVFTSSRPYMKPHPSLKGHTTKYEPTRPPPTCV, from the coding sequence ATGAGTTCAAGTGACAAGCTGAACCTCACGCTGTTCATCTTGCTGGTGCTGTGCATCAGTGGGGGCTCAGCCATTAGCTCCATTGACCCAGAATGGCCGGGAGAAGGGAAGTGTCAACAAATCAGCATCCCTCTGTGTAAGGACATTGGCTACAACATGACTCGCATGCCAAATCTCATGGGCCACGACAACCAAATAGAAGCAGCAATGAAGCTGCAAGAATTCGCAACGCTGATCCAGTTTGGATGCCACAGTCATCTCAGATTTTTTCTTTGTTCGCTTTACGCCCCCATGTGCACAGAGCAGGTGTCCAACCCCATCCCTGCTTGCAGAGTTATGTGTGAACAGGTCAAAGTGAAGTGCTCCCCTATTTTGGAACAGTTTAAATTTCCCTGGCCGGACTCGCTGGACTGCTCACGGCTCCCCACTAAAAATGACCCCAACTACCTCTGCATGGAGGCACCCAACAACGGCTCTGACGAGCCCCCCAAAGTCTCACACACTCAGCCGCCAGATTTCAGACTGCACCGTCCCATAAATGGACCGGACCTGCACCTGAAGGACACCGACAACAGAAAGGCGTGCAGCAAATCTGGCAAGTTTCACTACGTTGAAAAAAGCGAGTCATGTGCCCCAAAATGTTACCCCAAAGTGGATGTATACTGGAGTCAAGGAGATAAGCAGTTCTCCTTGGTATGGATCGCCGTCTGGTCCATCCTGTGCtttgtctccagtgctttcaccGTGCTGACGTTCCTCATAGACCCCCAGCGCTTCAAATACCCAGAGAGGCCCATTATCTTCCTCTCCATGTCCTACTGTGTTTACTCTGTTGGCTACCTCGTCCGACTTTTCGTGGGCGCTGACAGAATCGCTTGTGACAGAGACAACGGGGTCCAGTATGTCATCCAAGAGGGTCTGGAGAGCACCGGCTGCACTATTGTGTTCCTCATCCTATATTATTTTGGCATGGCAAGTTCCCTTTGGTGGGTTATCTTGACCTTGACATGGTTTCTGGCCGCTGGAAAGAAGTGGGGTCACGAGGCCAttgaagccaacagcagctatttCCACTTAGCGGCGTGGGCCATCCCAGCTGTGAAGACCATCATGATCCTGGTGATGAGGAAGGTGGCGGGAGATGAGCTGACAGGTGTTTGCTACGTGAGCAGCATGGACGTCAAAGCTCTCACGGGCTTCGTGCTCATTCCTCTCTCCTGCTACCTTATCACCGGTACTTCCTTTCTCCTGTCTGGCTTTGTGGCACTCTTCAACATCAGGAAGATCATGAAAACAGAAGGAGAGAATACAGACAAGCTGGAGAAGCTGATGGTTCGCATCGGGGTCTTTTCAGTGCTTTACACAGTACCGGCCACGTGCGTCATCGCCTGCTACTTCTACGAGCGACTCAACATGGACTACTGGCGTATTCTAGCTACGGACAAAAAATGTAAGGAGAACAGTGGGCAAGAGTCTGAGTGCCTTTTGAAGACGTCCATCCCTGCCGTTGAGGTCTTCATGGTTAAGATCTTCATGCTGCTAGTGGTTGGCATCACCAGCGGCATGTGGATCTGGACCTCTAAGACCCTACAGTCGTGGCAGAATGTGTTCAGCAGGAAACTAAAAAAGCGGACGAGAAGGAAGGCAAGCAGCGTATTTACCAGCAGTCGGCCTTACATGAAACCTCACCCATCTCTCAAAGGGCACACCACTAAGTATGAACCCACACGGCCCCCTCCCACATGCGTATGA